CGGGGATTAATTGTCGAACCGAGGAAATATGTTGTTCGCCAAGGAGAACCTGGCGATGAATTGTTTATCCTCTACGAAGGCTCTGTTGAAGTGCTAATGAATCTAAAATCAGGACGACCGCTGCATATTACAGAATTACAACCAGGGGATGTTTTTGGAGAAATTGCACTACTACACGATGTTCCACGCACCCGTTCTATTCGTGCTGTTCGCAAAAGCCTTCTACTTCGTCTTTCTCGAGATGATTTCCGGCAACTTATCGTCAGCAGCATCGGAGCAAAAGTAATCGAAAGCATTATAGAGAAACAGTCATTTCTACATCGCATCAAACTCTGCAATCATTGGCATCCACAAGCCTTAACGAGATTTGCCCAGCTTGCACATCTTGCTGAATTCAGGGCAGGTGAAGTGGTCATTAAAAAGGGAATGCGCAACCAGTTTTTTTATCTGATATATGATGGACTGCTGGAAGTTATGATCGATGGGAAACGGGTTGCTAAACTCGCAACCGGAGAATTCTTTGGAGAAATCAGCCTGCTGCAGAACAGCACCGCAACTGCCGATATCGTCGCCATCACGGAAAGTCGATGCCTCGTCGTTCAGCGACGCGACTTTTTGCAATTTATCAGCACTGACTTTCTGGTCGGCTTACAGTTCGAAGACATCAGTTCAAAGCGGCTCAAGCATCCAATCTTTCCCCTGACCGGAGTTGCCTATGACGACTTCTCTGAGCGGCATGGCTAGAAGTCTTTAACTAACGACGTTTCTTTTTCTTGCCCATATCCGGGGGAGGAAGACGACCCACAATCTCATCACGGTTGGCATAGAGGATAGCATCTTCACGTGAAATGTAGCCTTGCTCGTAGAGGTCGAGCAGACACTGCTCCATCGTTATCATTCCCTCGCCTGACTTTGTTTCCATAATGGAATAGAGCTGGTGCCATTTGCCTGTCCGTAATAGATTGGAAATACCAGTGCTGTTACGCATCACCTCCATCGCAACAAGTCGCCCGTCTCCATGTATACGGGGAACAAGCTTCTGACTAATAACATAGTCCATACTGAAAGAAAGCTGTGTCGTGATTTCTTTCTCACGTTCAGGTGGATACATATCAATAATACGTGTGATTGCTCCAACACAGTCACGAGTATGCAATGTGGAAAAGACAAGGTGCCCTGTCTCTGCAGCAGTAAGCGCGAGAGAAGCAGTTTCGATGTCACGCATTTCTCCGACATAGACCACATCAGGATTTTCACGCAAAGCACTAAAGAGTCCCCTTGAAAAACTATCTACATGTTCCCCGACCTCTCTTTGTGAGATCAAGGAAGCCTCACTATCGAACATATATTCGATCGGATCTTCCAAGGTGATAATTCGGACGGGACGCTGGCGATTAATGGCGTTAATCAAACTGGCGATGGTCGTTGACTTACCACTGCCAGTGATTCCTGTGACCAGAACCAATCCACGCTTTAAATGGACCAGCTCTTCAGCAAGCCCTTCAGTAGGAAATCCCACTTCTGAAACATCAGGGACATGCTTGGGAAGCAGACGAATGGTGGCCGCGATACCATCACGATCACGAAAAGCATTGATACGGAAACTGTATTGATCCTCCACTAACTCATAACCTGCATCCACATCGACCAACACATCTTCTTTCATCTTTTTGACGTGTTTTTCGCTCAGCAAAGGATAGATAAGCCGCTCGGCGATCTCCTGCGTTACAATCGCACCGTTGGGAATAGCTTGTAAATCATCATCCAGACGAAAACGCACCGTTTGGCCGACCTTGATATGGAAATCCGAGATACGCGGCATGCCATTTGCCACATACTCAGGATCAAGCGCACTTCTCAATAAATCGTTGATGCTGTATATGTGATCGTCGGCTTGGTAAACTTTGTCGTCAGGATTGTAGTTCATATAATGGAGGTATGTCTCTGGTAAGGGTTATCACGACACCGGCTTGTGTCGAGGATTCTGTTTCGATTGTATATTCCTTTATCACGTCCCGTAGAGACGATCACCGAAATCTCCCAAACCAGGGCAAATATAGGCTTTTTCGTTGAGACAGCGATCTAGAGCGGCAGCAATAATCTCAATCTCGGGGAAAGCTGCTTCAATCCGAGCGAGACCTTCCGGCGCAGCCACGATATTGACCAATTTAACAGTAGCTGCCCCTGCATCGTAAAGGCGCTGCACAACCGCCTCTGCCGATCCTCCCGTAGCCAGCATAGGGTCAATCGCGATTGCTGTCCGCCCGTCCATTGGGGGGAGCTTACAGTAATAGCTCTTGGCTTTGGCCGTTGTTTCATCGCGCTCCATCCCAACATAACCAACCGAAACCTCGGGTAGAAGATCGACAAAAACCTGTAGCATCCCTAGCCCCGCTCTTAAAATGGGCACGACGACTGGAGATTCCTCAATCGCAAACCCGCCCGTCTCTTCAAGTGGAGTGACTACGGTGGTGGTCTTCTCCTTCAGGCTGCGAGTCGCCTCCATCGCCAGGAAGAGAGTCAGCTTTTCACACGCAGCTCTAAAAGTTGCATGCGGCGTCTGCTCGTCACGGAGAATAGTCAGGTAATGCCTCGCTGCTGGGTGTTCGACAATATGCAATGCCATGGAATGGATATAGGTTTGGTTTGTTGTAGGGAGCGCGGTTTCTATCCGCAGATTTCACAGATTTACGCAGATTAGTACTGAATTCTAGACGACCTTTCAAAATTCCTTGAAAAGAAAAATCTGCGCCAATCTGAGGATAATAAATAAGGAATTCGAACTAAATTAAAATGATTTTCGGCAGATCCGACGAATCCGGCGAACCAAAGTGCTTACCAATGAAGTCATCAATAACTCCCAGAGTCTGATCAGAGAGCAGTTTTACGATATCATCAACTGCCTCTCCTGACAGACAGAAGGGCATATAGCTGAAAAGCATGTCACCATCCTGGCAGAGGGCACAAATTTGATGCTCCTCCCTGGGCTTAATCTCACGGTTCTTGATCATGCATTTGTCAAACCACGGTTTGGGGTCAAGGCCATGGTTACTCAACAGGCGCTCGCGCCGGGCAACGAGATCAACATGTTCCTCGTAGTAATTGTTGATAAGCTCAAGCGATTTGACTGAAAGCTCTGAACTCAAATTGTCACAGCAATCATGACACATGGCGTATTCAAACACCGGCTCATCACCTCGAAAAGCCTTTTCAATCAAGTAAACGACGCCGGGCTCACGCAGATTACGGTCACAAATAGAGCAGCGTTCAAATGGGCCATCATTCAGAAACGACCAGAGGTTTTTCGGAACAGGAATAAACTCGTTGACCGGTCCAAGTGGCGGAAGATCCATATCAGCACTATTTTTGTGACAACAACAACCCGTTGCAAGCCTAAGGCTGTGATCTTCAATTTATCGGGGCGATGGGAGTCAGGATTTCTTCAATGACTTCAGGCTCTCGAAAATAACGAGTGTGATAAGCTCCAAAGAACTTTCGTAAGAGATGAACATCCTCAAATTCAATTGTGCGATGATCGATGGTTCGATCTGCATCCTTAAATTCCTGAGTTTCAAAACTGAACTCGCTACTGGAATCTGGCATTGCCGTGCACATCCAATCCGCATCGGAATAAAAATCCACCCAACTCTGCTTACGGATTACCGGACTGGACAGTGCGAGTGACATGCGCTGACGAATCGACTGTGCTCGCAACGCCATGACTGCGAGTGGTCCGGCTAAAGTAATGTGCCGCATAGATGTACCTGAAGAGCCAGCATAATCGGCCATAAAATCAACATGGATTACCGTCCCAAAGCTGTGGGAGACTATGGTGATTCGCTCATACTCCCCTGATGCCTCGATCTCCAGGATCAAGCCACTGACGCGTTTCCAAATCCCCTGCCGGAGGTTGTCGTCAGTCAGATAGCGGTAGGCAAAGCCCAATATGTTGACTGCCGACTCAATAACGATCGCAAGAGAACCTCCAAAGAGCAGAGTGGTCAGGCTGAGCCACCATTGAGTCATATCACTAATAAGACACCCGAGGAAGGCAAAAGGGAACCACATGTCGCTAGTGGCGTTACTGACCAAATCGCTGAAAGATTTCCCGCTTGGTAGCGCCAAAACATTCAGGCTACTAGTCACCGCGCCGTACCACCAAAACAACATGGCAAGCGTTGTGATAAGCCCACAATAGGCAATGTAACGGTTTTTCGTTTTAGAAACCGGTGTATGCCCCCAGTAAAAGATGAGTATCAAGCCACGTAAGATCTGCTCTTTGATTGGTCGTTTCGTTAAGGCGGTGATAGTATCACCCCAAAAAGCTTCAAATAAATGCAGCTCACGTATATTTTCCGGGTCTTGCCTGGTTTTGACCTCCAAAACGCGTGCCTCGTGCTCTCCAAGACTGTGATCGGGCTTGGATTGTTTGTGTGTCAGCTCTCCCGAAGAGAGAATACCACGCTCCATCTTCGCCAGAATATCGCCACTTGTCTTCCCATCCATGCCATGGATCAGTATGACAGCTTCGCGTTGTCTGCATGCAGCCGTATCGCTCATTGATTGACGTATAATGTCGCTTACCTATTGGGTCAAACCAAGAGGTAAGCTAAAAGCTCGGAGAGCAGGCAAGATGAGTTTCAGAGCCCTTGAGCAAGCATCCCAACCCTTGTCTAAGCTTTCCCAGGGCTTAAAGAAGTCTTCCCAAACGCTGGGCAAATTTGCCATTTAATCGCTCGATTTTCTCAGGCGTATGCGCTCATACTTATTCTATGAAGTTGATTGTTACCGGAGCAACAGGTCTTGTAGGACACTCCATAGTCGAAGCAGCACTCAGGCGAAAGTTCGAAGTGATCGCCATTGGAGGTAGCCGCGAGATTCGCTGGCCGGAGGGCGTCACCTCAGCTTCTTTGGATTTATCCGACCCGGAAGCTTGTGACCGCTTCCTCCTCGATGAATTTCCGGATGTCATTATCAACGCAGCTGCGGCTTCCAGCCAAACCACAGTCGATGCCGATCCTGAGAAAGCGGAAAAGTTGAATGTGGCCCTTCCCCGCCGCCTGGCGCAACTGGCCAACCATCTCAATGCACGACTGATCCACTTTTCCACCGATATGGTCTTTGATGGCACGGCCGCCCCATATCGAAGCACCGATACGCCCTCCCCGATCAATCTCTACGGCCAGCTGAAATTAATGGCTGAGCGAGAAGTGCTGAAATATGGTGGAGACTTCGCAACCGTGCTTCGCATCGCAATTGTGACAGGAAATAGTCCTTCCGGAAGACGCAGTGTGCATGAACGCCTCTTTGCGGACTGGTCCGAGGGCAAAAAGACACGCCTCTACGAGGACGAAATCCGCCAACCGGTTTCCGCTGCAAATGTTGCCGAACTTATCATTGAGCTTTGCCAGCGTCCCAACCTTCACGGCATATTCCACTGGGCGGGCTCGGAAAAGCTGAGCCGTTATGAAATGGGGCGACGTATTGCCGAACATTTTCAATTACCCACCGATCTCGTCGAAGCGGCACAAAGTGAAGGCAACCGTCAGGCAGACTTATCCATGGAGCTCCAACCCTTGATGGGCAAAGTCAGAACGACACCCGCAAGCTTTGAAGAACAACTCAAGTCCATGAGTGTCCCCCGCTGGTGCCGTGCCTGGTATGCCAGTATTCGTGGTTTGCCTCCGGAAGAAATCGAAACCGTTCGCCTGATCAAAGGGCGAGATTTTTGATCGTAGGATTAATGAAGAAGGAATAAAAATATGTCATTCGTCATTCGTCATTTGGCATTTAGCATTTCTCCCTGCCTTTTTACTTAAAACCATGGACTGCTTTCCTGACAGGCGAGCTGATGCAGCAACGAACATGGCGATGGATCAGCTCATGCTCATCGATTATCCGAGCGTAGAGATGCCAAGATTCAGGCATTATGATTGGGAATACTCAGCCTTTACTTTCGGATTTGCCCAAACCTGGGAGGAAGAACTGGATACATTGGTTCGGGACGGACACGAAGTCATCCGACGTGAAACAGGCGGCGGTCTGGTTGATCATCGTAATGATTGGACATATGGACTTGTCATACCCTTAAGCCATCAACGCGGCAAAGAGGCACCAACTGAAATATATCGGGATGTCCATGTCTGCATGATTGAGGCGCTTCAAAAACAAAATGCTGATGCCATACTGCAACAAGAAGTTCCACCACCTAAAATCGAGAATGAATTCAGCGCCTGTTTCAATCGGGCCGAGCTGAATGACGTTATCACTCAAAGCAAAGACAAGGTTGCTGGGGCAGCCCAACGCCGTAATCGTGAAGGTTTTTTGATCCAAGGCTACATCAGTCGATCCACTTTGCCCAACCTGGATTGGCAATGCTTCAAAAACGATTTCATTGAACGACTGACCGACTGGTTGGATTCATCAGCCAGGGAAGTCAGTTGGCCGAAATGGGATGAAGTGGCTCTGAATAAAATGAAAGCACGCTTTGCTTCAGAAGCCTGGAACAAGAAGCGTAAGCGTGAGTGATCGTTCTGCCCACACGCAATGGTTCAGCCTAGTTAATGGCGACCTCAAACCATTCGTTCTCATTCAGGTCATAGAAGTAATTGGTGTTTATTCCCTCCAGGTAATACAACCAACTTGCCTTCTCATCGCTCCACAAAATGGGAAAAGTGACGGAATTGGTCCATAGCCATTCCAGGTCAAGTGAAGCTCCATACAGCCAGAAATCATCATCCTCTGCCCCGGTTCCACCAGGATACATCCAACCAAGTTGATAATGGTAAATCCAGGGTAACTGACTGACATTAAAATCTCCGAACCATTGGAAAGAATAGTCATCTCCTGAATCGTCATACTGACTCACGCCTAAATAGTAACTGCCCATTGGTGGTAGAATCTCAACCAGTTGCATCATTCCCAGGTCTTCATGCTGAATCAAATGACAGTGAAGAACAAAAGCACCGGTATATTTCTTGTATCGCGAACGAAGCGTCACGCTTCCATTGGTTGGGATCATGACAGTATCCAGCCATAAAGGAAGCGTTGGATAAAGATCTCTGGCATTCCTGCCGTCCAAATACGTTCCTTCGATATCGACCATATACATATCGTTCGTATGAACATGATGCGGATGACCGGCTCCGGTTAAAACCCATTCGTCTACTTCGTTCAATGTAAGCGACTGATCCACCCGCGTCGGATCAAACAGTTTTCCATTGATCAGAAAGTCAGGTAAACTCCCGGGATTGACACTCACCGAATACAGCAAATCTCTATAACCAGTGACTTCGTCTGCTTCAATCGGATCATATATTGGTGATAATTCAATGAGCTCATTCGGTATTCCCATATTCAGCTTTTCACCCTCGACAATAACCGTGGCGATCGTCTGTTCGGCAACTGGTCCGGCTGCAAGTTTTGTTAACGAATAAGTGCCAGCTTCTCTGGCCTTTGCCAACACTTCGATACGATTGGCTGAAGCCATATAAAGCTGCTCCATCAAGACAGGTTCATCAATTGGAATCCCGTCATATGCAATAACGTAAAAGTCGACACCATCACATTCAATCGGGAGCTGATCATCCCTCGACGCATTTACGATACGCCAGCGCTGGACCTCGCCCGGTTGGATTCGAATGATAGGATTAATCTGGCCGTTAATAGTCCTGCCAACCTTACAGGTCGGAAAAATCTGGCCAATCTGGGTTGCCTCAGTATCCGGATCATTGGTTGTAAAATACTGATCTGCTTCAATTTGCTGATAAAAGAGCAGTACGTCCTTCGCTGCAGCAATCTCCGGGATCTCATCAATCGCACCTTCGACGATAATTGTGCCTGCCAATCCACTGCGATACTGAGCCCATATCGCACCATGATTATGTGAGTGATAAAAGTACAAACCAGGAGCATGATCTTCCGGAATGCTTATGATGTTGGTAAAAGCTTCGCCCGGGGCAATGCCCTGCAAGACCTGATCCGCCTTGTATGCTGGAGATACGTGCAGGCCATGCGTGTGCAAGTTATAGGTGTTGATCTGATGAGGGAAATTATAGTCGTAATCCAAACTGGCCGCTTCGATCAATGCAGCCAGGTCACCATTCTCAATTTTCTGTTTTTGTAACGGCGTGCAAAATTCCAGATCGACTCCAAAGAGAGTAATCAGATCGTCAGTGTTGGCTGGAAGGTTGTTCTCCGTTCTGACGATCAATGTATCACCAGCTTTTACGCGCAGTGTAGGCCCGGGAATGGTGGCATTATAAGTCGGCCCCCGAATAAACATGAATTCACTTTCGACATCAGAGGTCCCGTCACCAAGCAAGTGCCACGTTTCTTCCAAAAGGTGTCCTACTTTAAGCATGCCATCTGCCGAATGAAATTCCGCCGGCTGTTTCAATTCTTCAAAAGCCTCGACGAATACATTGATCGAATCGGTGGCATAACACGGCAAAGCCAGAGGTAAACTCAATGCAACGATGAACGAGGTAACACAACAGCCTCGAAATCCATTCAATTTTCTCAAAGCAAGATTGAAGCACATTAATTCACCATCAAGGCAAACAATTCTGCGTCAAACCTTTTGCCCTAAATACTTAAAAATAACATAATAATCACATCAAGATTAAGAAATACTAACGATAACTTAATCTGAAGCATGTTAGCAGCATGCTCCACTCAGGAACAAATGAATGAACTTACCCCGTAGTTCGCAATCCACTCGCAATGGCATTCACAACTGAAAGAAGGTTCTCTGTTATCTCAGGATCTTCATGCTCACTGGCACGCATTACTTTCAGGAGTTCAATCTGCTTTTGATGCAATATAGTCAAAGAACCTTCACGCTTCTGGATCGTTTTAACAAAGCGTGGGCGACGCTCCGGAAGCGGACGCATGAAAAGCTGATCCAGATGACGAACCGTAAGCGCACGTTCATTGAGGATCTGACCAAGTATCTTTTCGCGTACTGCTTCGGACTGCACGAGATCGGCATACTTCCGCATCCATTGTTCGTCTGAACTGGCCAGACTGCTTTCGATATTATAAAATACGTAGCGCAGGAAGGGTGTTGCCTGAAGGTTATCTTTAATCACAGCGTAACCTTCGGCAGATTCTTGCTCCAAAGTATCAAGGGCACTGCCGACGCCATACCAACCCGGAAGATAATAACGAGATTGATTCCAACTGAATACCCAGGGAATCGCTCGTAAATCTTCAAGCGTCGCTTGTCCGGTTCGACGGGCGGGACGGGAACCGATACGACTGCGTTCAATCGCATCAATAGGAGTCGCCTCGCGGTAGAACTGGATAAAATCAGGAGCGTCGAGCAATCCACGGTATGCTTTACGTGACCTCTCGACCATTTGATCCATGGCACCGCTGATGTCTTCCTGCAGAGGTGACAGGGTGGCAAGGAGCTTTGCTCCTAGACTTCCCGCCATGAGCCACTCAAGATTTGCAGTCGCCGTGGATGGAGTGTTGTATTTTTGGGCAATGACCTCGCCCTGTTCTGTTACGCGCAGACCACCATCAAGCGAATGTGCTGGTAACGCTTCAAGAAAACGATGAGTAGGTCCGGCCCCACGCCCGACGGTCCCACCACGCCCATGGAAGAAAGTCACTTTCACACCATGTACTTTGCCAACATTCACGAGGTTGCGCTGGGCGTTGAATAAGACCCACTGGCTGGCAAGAATGCCCGTATCTTTGTTACTGTCACTGTAACCGAGCATGACCATGAACCTTGCAGGATCACTGCTGCCAATGCGAAGGCTTTCCTGTGTGCAGGGATGGGAAAGAAATCCATCGGAGATCGCTGGAGCACGTTCAAGGTCCTCGTAGGTTTCGAAAAGCGGAACGACTGGCAAAACACAGCTCAGTTTGCCGTTCAAGGAGCGAGTCAAGCCAACCTCTTTGGCCAAAACGTAAACCGTAAGCAGGTCGCAAAGATTTCGTGTCATGCTGACGATCAAAGCACCGAATCCATCCGTGCCGCACTTTTCAATATGGCGGGCAACGACGGCGAATGTTTTACGGACTTCAGTGGCTTCGTGAGGAAGTTTTACCGAAGCGTGAGTCAGTGGGCGCGGTGTCGCCAACTCCTGATTTAAAAACTCAAGCTTCTGCTCCTCGGGCCATTGAGCGAAATTTTCAGCATCATCGATACCCGCAGCCTGCATCATCTGGCTCAATGCCTTTTCGTAAAAGGTGCTATTTTGCCGGATGTCAATGCGGGCCAAATGTAAACCGATACTATCCATGAGACGGATAATAGGCTGAAGGTAAGTTTCAGCGGTTCGGCAGGCACTGGCAGACTCCAGCCAATAGGCCAGATTGCTCAAGTGCTCTTTCAGTTGAGCTGCAGAAAATGACTCAAGACGCTCGGTCAACGCACAGACATAGGCACGCCATGGTTCCTCAGTATCGACATTGCCATGCCAGGCATCAAGTTGCGCTATTAGCTGCGGCGGGCATTCACTGTGGGTTCTGGTGAGTGAAAGCTTTTCCGAAAGCGCTTCAAAACGGGCGTGTAAGATCCGTAGCGCTGTTTCCCGCATAGTCTGCAAGGTATTGGAAGTCACATCCGACGTGACAAGCGGATGGCCGTCCCTGTCCCCTCCAACCCAGGAGCCAAACTGGAGCTGAGGCAAGTCTGCCGGGGTAAGTGGCGCTTCCTCTGGCCATGTTTCCCTCCATGCATTGCGGAGGTTGTCATCGAGCTGATTAAACATCGATGGAAAGACTTCGCTAAGGTAGTAGAGCAGATTATCCAGTTCATCCTTCACCTGTGGTTTACTCAGGTAAATTTCGCCGGTGAGCCAGAGTCGTTCAATCACCGCCCTCGCCTGTATTGCGCAATGCTCAGCTTCACGCGCCGTGCGGATGTTCTCCCGCTCACGCAAAATCCGGACAATCTCCCGGTGCAACCCCAAAACAGACCAGCGCTTGGCCTCAGTCGGGTGCTTGGTAAATACAGGTTCCACCTGAAGCTCGCGTAGTTCCTCCCGGATCTTAGCTGGCTCAAAACCCGACTCCTTCAAGCGGCTCAGATAATGCCCCCAATGGCCTGGCTCAGCTGACGGGCCAAGCTTGGCTTCGCGAGTACGGCACATGCTGTTTGAAACATGCTCCTCTGCTAGATTCAGCAGTTGAAAGGAAAATGAGATTGCCTGAACAGCCGAGCCATCAAGCTGATCAGCCGAAATGTCAGTCAATTCTCCCTTTATCAGCTTTGCAGCCCCGTCTTCACCCAAGTTCTCCAATACATCGACCAAGGCTCCGATCAGAAATGCATTCTCATCTTCGACCTGGGCAAGGCCATGCTGGACTAGCTCAATAAATTGACTGCTGACTGATTCGCTCATGCTTTAAAAATCGATTGCCGGACTCATCAATAGATCCATTCGCTCATCTTGAAGTAGAGTGGAATACCGATCACAAGATTGAATGGGAAAGTAATGGCGAGCGAAGTCGTGACGTAATAGCCAGGGTTGGCCTCGGGCAACGATACGCGAACCGCCGCTGGTGCCGCTATGTAGGAGGCACTGGCAGACAAAACAGCAAAAATAACCGCCCCACCCTGTGAGAGCCCGATTGCATAGCTGACGAGAACTCCAAGTGCTCCCTGCAAAATCGGGGAAATAATGGCAAAAGCCATAAGAGGGATACCCGCCTGCCTTGCATCTTTCATTTTCTCACCCGCAACCAGTCCCATTTCCAAAAGGAAAAGCATCAGAACACCATAGAAAGGCGTCACCAGGAAAGGACTCATCAGCGCACGGCCGTCTTCCGTTGCAACCGCACCAGCAAATAGCCCGCAGAGCAGCAGGATAAAACTTTTACCGGAAAGCACTTCATGGATGGCTACCCCGAAGGATACTTTGGAATCACTATTGAAAATCTTGGCCAGCAGCATCGCGATAAAAATGGCGGGGATTTCCATCACTGCCATCAAAGCGGGCATAAAATTCTCATAGCTGATGTCCTGATTATTGAGAAATGCCAGACAAGCCATGAAGGTGACCGCGGAGACCGAACCATAGTGTGCCGCCAGAGCTGCTGCATTAACTACATTCATCCCAATAAGTATTCTAACCGCAAAAAATACAATAATCGGAATCAATGCACCGACAATAATCGTGGCCAACAAAGGGATCGCCAGCTCTCCAATGCTGGAGTCCGCCATGGCGGAGCCTCCCTTAAAGCCGATTGCCAGAAGCAGATAAATCGTCAGAATCTGATAAACCTGCTCTGGAAATTTCAGGTCACTGCGAACCCAAACAGCAACAAGTCCCGCAGCGAAGGCGATTACGGGCGGCGATAGAAGATTGGCTCTAAGAAGTAAAAGTGAATCCATGCAATTGGGATGGCAGAAAAATCGGCTTCGACCAGGTTGCAAGCTAAACCTTAGCATTTATTGTTCTCAACCTGCCTGAAAGTCGAAGAAATCGTTTATTTATCGTGGGCAACGAGTCATTAAGAACAAAAATTGTCTAATGTAAGGCGATTTTGGTGATGAGTTTAAGCACATCAATCCATCGCGACGCTTCGAAAGTCCTAAAGATGTCTCTTACAACCTATTCCCCTTGAGGCACTTCCTCTGAAAAAACAGTCGCCCAGTCATTCGCCATGTCGACCACGACCCACCCCTGCTCAGGCGCTTCAGTCAGGGCTTCGACGAGTTTACCGGAACTTTTCGGTTTGGCGTCATAGGCATACTCACGATCTGCATCGGTGTGATGGACGATGAGCCCGAAACGACGACCATCTCCGGCAGTGGTCCACTCCAGCATCGCCTTGTCTCCATCGGAGTTTCCAAATGCGGCAATCGGGCGTCTGCCGATAAACTGGTAAATGCCAACCGGTTTCCCCTCTTTGTCATCCACAAAAAGATTATCGAATGTCTTGATAAGAACAGGCCCGTCTTCAGTGCGTTCGAAACGAACTCGCACATTGGAGCCAATAACCTGTTCAGGAGGAATCCCATAAACCC
The Rubellicoccus peritrichatus DNA segment above includes these coding regions:
- a CDS encoding sodium-dependent bicarbonate transport family permease, giving the protein MDSLLLLRANLLSPPVIAFAAGLVAVWVRSDLKFPEQVYQILTIYLLLAIGFKGGSAMADSSIGELAIPLLATIIVGALIPIIVFFAVRILIGMNVVNAAALAAHYGSVSAVTFMACLAFLNNQDISYENFMPALMAVMEIPAIFIAMLLAKIFNSDSKVSFGVAIHEVLSGKSFILLLCGLFAGAVATEDGRALMSPFLVTPFYGVLMLFLLEMGLVAGEKMKDARQAGIPLMAFAIISPILQGALGVLVSYAIGLSQGGAVIFAVLSASASYIAAPAAVRVSLPEANPGYYVTTSLAITFPFNLVIGIPLYFKMSEWIY